From one Solanum stenotomum isolate F172 chromosome 12, ASM1918654v1, whole genome shotgun sequence genomic stretch:
- the LOC125848558 gene encoding photosystem II CP47 reaction center protein-like: MPTFFETFPVVLVDGDGIVRADVPFRRAESKYSVEQVGVTVEFYGGELNGVSYSNPATVKKYARRAQLGEIFKLDRATLKSDDVFRSSPRGWFTFGHASFALLFFFGHIWHGARTLFRDVFAGIDPDLDAQVEFGAFQKLGDPTTKRQAA, encoded by the coding sequence ATGCCTACTTTTTTTGAAACATTTCCGGTCGTTTTGGTAGACGGCGATGGAATTGTTAGAGCCGATGTTCCTTTTAGAAGGGCAGAATCGAAGTATAGTGTTGAACAAGTAGGTGTAACTGTTGAGTTCTACGGCGGTGAACTCAACGGCGTCAGTTATAGTAATCCTGCTACTGTGAAAAAATATGCTAGACGTGCTCaattgggtgaaattttcaaattagaTCGTGCTACTTTGAAATCCGATGACGTTTTTCGTAGCAGTCCAAGGGGTTGGTTTACTTTTGGGCATGCTTCGTTTGCTTTGCTCTTCTTCTTCGGACACATTTGGCATGGTGCTAGAACCTTGTTCAGAGATGTTTTTGCTGGTATTGACCCAGATTTAGATGCTCAAGTCGAATTTGGAGCATTCCAAAAACTTGGAGATCCAACTACAAAAAGACAGGCAGCCTGA